In Arthrobacter sp. SLBN-112, a genomic segment contains:
- the argS gene encoding arginine--tRNA ligase translates to MTPEELSLAISACLKDAVAAGEIALAESAIPAEVRVERPKNRDHGDWATNIALQLAKQAGTNPREFAAILSTRLKSINGVSAVDIAGPGFLNITVDAAAAGALAKAIVEAGRSYGTNTALAGHTVNMEFVSANPTGPLHIGHTRWAALGDAIARVLRASGADVTAEYYINDAGSQMNTFATSVYSRLHGLPVPDGGYPGQYIADLGHEVLTAHPDIRELTEVAALPVIRAAAYEAQMKDIQATLADFGVEFDVFFSEQELHDAGAIESAVARLREQGHVFDDGGAVWLRTTDFGDDKDRVMVRANGEPTYFAADAAYYLSKKDRGFTEKIYLLGADHHGYINRLKAIAAAAGDDPEVNIEVLIGQLVSVNGAKLSKRAGNIIELKDLIEWLGKDAVRYSLARFPADSPLTLDPELLKKHSNENPVFYVQYAHARSRGAARNAVAAGVERQVDGRDSFEASLLDHATENELLSYLGSYPSIVAKAAELREPHRVARHLEAIAGAYHRWYDACRIAPMGEEPVTDLNRTRLWLNDATSQVLANGLDLLGVSAPERM, encoded by the coding sequence GTGACTCCCGAAGAACTTTCCCTCGCCATATCCGCCTGCCTCAAGGACGCCGTCGCCGCCGGCGAAATCGCCCTTGCGGAATCAGCAATTCCTGCTGAGGTGCGCGTGGAGCGACCCAAGAACCGGGACCACGGCGACTGGGCCACCAACATCGCCCTCCAGCTCGCCAAGCAGGCCGGGACCAATCCGCGCGAATTCGCCGCCATCCTCAGCACCCGGCTGAAGTCCATCAACGGTGTTTCCGCGGTGGACATCGCGGGCCCGGGCTTCCTGAACATCACCGTCGACGCCGCGGCCGCCGGGGCCCTGGCCAAGGCCATCGTTGAGGCCGGCAGGAGCTATGGCACCAACACGGCGCTCGCCGGTCACACCGTCAACATGGAGTTCGTGTCCGCCAACCCCACCGGGCCGCTGCACATCGGCCACACCCGCTGGGCAGCGCTGGGGGATGCCATTGCACGCGTGCTCCGGGCTTCCGGCGCCGATGTCACGGCCGAGTACTACATCAACGACGCCGGTTCCCAGATGAACACCTTTGCCACCTCGGTGTACTCCCGCCTGCACGGCCTGCCCGTGCCCGACGGCGGTTACCCCGGACAGTACATCGCCGACCTTGGCCACGAGGTGCTGACCGCACACCCGGATATCCGCGAGCTCACCGAAGTTGCTGCGCTGCCGGTCATCCGCGCGGCCGCCTATGAAGCCCAGATGAAGGACATCCAGGCCACGCTGGCGGACTTCGGCGTCGAGTTCGACGTCTTCTTCTCCGAGCAGGAGCTGCACGACGCCGGCGCGATCGAGAGTGCCGTGGCGCGCCTGCGCGAACAAGGCCACGTGTTCGACGACGGCGGTGCGGTCTGGCTGCGTACCACGGACTTTGGCGATGACAAGGACCGGGTCATGGTCCGCGCCAACGGCGAGCCCACCTACTTCGCCGCCGACGCCGCCTACTACCTGTCCAAGAAGGACCGCGGCTTCACCGAGAAGATCTACCTGCTCGGTGCCGACCACCACGGCTACATCAACCGGCTCAAGGCGATCGCCGCGGCCGCCGGCGACGATCCCGAGGTGAACATCGAGGTCCTGATCGGCCAGCTGGTCTCCGTCAATGGAGCCAAGCTGTCCAAGCGCGCGGGCAACATCATCGAGCTCAAGGACCTGATCGAATGGCTGGGCAAGGACGCGGTCCGCTACTCGCTGGCCCGGTTCCCGGCCGATTCACCGCTGACCCTGGACCCGGAGCTGTTGAAGAAGCACAGCAACGAGAACCCGGTGTTCTACGTCCAGTACGCCCACGCCCGTTCCCGTGGTGCCGCGCGCAACGCCGTGGCCGCCGGCGTCGAACGCCAGGTGGACGGCCGGGACAGCTTCGAGGCCTCGCTGCTGGACCACGCCACGGAGAATGAACTGCTCTCCTACCTGGGCAGCTACCCCTCCATCGTGGCCAAGGCGGCGGAACTGCGTGAACCGCACCGCGTGGCACGGCACCTCGAAGCCATCGCAGGGGCCTACCACCGCTGGTATGACGCGTGCCGGATTGCGCCCATGGGTGAGGAACCGGTGACCGACCTCAACCGCACCCGGCTGTGGCTCAACGACGCCACCAGCCAGGTGCTCGCCAACGGCCTTGACCTGCTGGGCGTTTCGGCGCCGGAACGGATGTGA
- the thrC gene encoding threonine synthase gives MAHQWRGVIREYADRLPVTESTRVITLGEGGTPLVHAQKLSELTGSQVYLKVEGMNPTGSFKDRGMTMAMTAAVASGAKAVVCASTGNTSASAAAYATAAGLKCAVLVPEGKISMGKLSQAIAHGATLLQVDGNFDNCLDIARKLGESYPVFLVNSVNPARIQGQKTGAFEVVDALGDAPDIHVLPVGNAGNITAYWKGYKEYSAPFESETAGTLPAVSTKTPVMWGFQAAGAAPFVAGHPITEPDTIATAIRIGNPASWDGAVGARDESGGLIDAVTDEEILHAHRWLSAKEGVFVEPGSAAGVAGLLKKHAAGEVPSGKTIVITVTGHGLKDPQWALRTEDGSDVQPVKVPNDVVTVAAELGLEEK, from the coding sequence GTGGCTCACCAATGGCGCGGCGTCATCCGCGAATACGCTGACCGTCTGCCCGTGACGGAGTCCACCAGGGTCATCACCCTGGGCGAGGGCGGCACCCCGCTGGTGCACGCGCAGAAACTCTCCGAACTCACCGGTTCCCAGGTCTACCTGAAGGTGGAGGGGATGAACCCCACCGGATCCTTCAAGGACCGCGGCATGACCATGGCCATGACGGCGGCGGTGGCCTCCGGCGCCAAGGCCGTGGTGTGCGCCTCCACCGGCAATACCTCCGCCTCCGCTGCCGCCTACGCCACCGCCGCCGGCTTGAAGTGCGCCGTCCTGGTGCCCGAAGGCAAGATTTCCATGGGCAAGCTCAGCCAGGCCATCGCGCACGGTGCCACCTTGCTGCAGGTAGACGGCAACTTCGACAACTGCCTGGACATCGCCCGCAAGCTGGGGGAGTCCTACCCCGTCTTCCTGGTCAACTCCGTCAACCCGGCCCGCATCCAGGGCCAGAAGACCGGAGCGTTCGAAGTGGTCGATGCCCTGGGCGACGCCCCGGATATCCACGTGCTGCCGGTGGGCAACGCCGGCAACATCACGGCTTACTGGAAGGGCTACAAGGAGTACTCCGCTCCATTCGAGTCCGAGACTGCAGGTACCCTTCCCGCCGTCTCCACCAAGACGCCCGTCATGTGGGGTTTCCAGGCAGCCGGTGCCGCCCCGTTCGTGGCCGGCCACCCCATCACGGAGCCTGACACGATCGCCACCGCCATCCGGATCGGCAACCCCGCCTCCTGGGACGGTGCTGTCGGTGCACGCGACGAGTCAGGCGGCCTCATCGACGCAGTCACGGACGAGGAAATCCTGCACGCGCACCGCTGGCTGTCGGCAAAGGAAGGCGTCTTCGTGGAGCCCGGCTCCGCAGCCGGCGTGGCAGGCCTGCTCAAGAAGCACGCCGCAGGTGAAGTCCCCAGTGGAAAAACCATCGTCATCACCGTCACCGGGCACGGGCTCAAGGACCCGCAGTGGGCCCTGCGCACCGAGGACGGCAGCGACGTGCAGCCGGTTAAGGTACCCAACGACGTCGTCACCGTAGCCGCTGAGCTGGGACTGGAAGAAAAGTAG
- the prfA gene encoding peptide chain release factor 1, with translation MFESVQGLLDEHDAIQAQLGDPAVYADQRLARKLGRRSAQLNGIVEAYHRWEGIRDDLAAAREMAAEDPEFAAEVPELEASLETAAAKLRRLLIPRDPDDARNVILEVKGGEGGDEAALFAGDLLRMYTRYAESRGWKTEIISATESDLGGYKDVQVAVKGNSNDPAEGVYARLKFEGGVHRVQRVPVTESQGRIHTSAAGVLVLPEVDEPEELEINQNDLKIDVYRSSGPGGQSVNTTDSAVRITHLPTGIVVAMQNEKSQLQNREAGMRVLRARILAHQQEQIDAENSAQRKSQIRTMDRSERIRTYNYPENRIADHRTGYKAYNLDQVMNGDLEPVIQSAIEMDEQARLDAIGD, from the coding sequence ATGTTTGAGTCCGTACAGGGCCTGCTTGATGAGCATGACGCTATCCAGGCGCAGCTGGGGGATCCTGCTGTTTATGCTGACCAGCGGCTTGCCCGGAAGCTCGGGCGGCGGTCGGCTCAGCTTAATGGCATTGTCGAGGCCTATCACCGGTGGGAAGGCATCCGGGACGATCTTGCCGCTGCCAGGGAAATGGCTGCCGAAGATCCGGAGTTCGCTGCCGAGGTGCCTGAATTGGAAGCCTCGCTGGAAACTGCTGCCGCCAAGCTGCGGCGCCTGCTCATTCCGCGCGATCCCGACGACGCCCGCAACGTGATACTCGAAGTCAAGGGTGGTGAAGGCGGCGACGAAGCCGCCCTGTTCGCCGGCGACCTGCTGCGCATGTACACCCGGTACGCGGAGTCCCGCGGCTGGAAAACCGAAATCATCTCCGCCACCGAATCCGACCTCGGCGGCTACAAGGACGTCCAGGTGGCCGTCAAGGGCAACTCCAACGACCCCGCAGAGGGTGTCTACGCCCGGCTCAAGTTTGAAGGCGGTGTGCACCGCGTGCAGCGCGTGCCCGTGACCGAATCGCAGGGCCGGATCCACACCTCTGCTGCCGGCGTGCTGGTACTGCCCGAGGTTGATGAGCCAGAAGAACTCGAAATCAACCAGAACGACCTCAAAATAGACGTCTACCGTTCTTCCGGCCCCGGCGGCCAGTCCGTCAACACCACGGACTCGGCCGTCCGCATCACGCACCTTCCCACCGGCATCGTGGTGGCCATGCAGAACGAGAAATCCCAGCTGCAGAACCGCGAAGCCGGCATGCGCGTGCTCCGCGCCCGCATCCTGGCGCACCAGCAGGAGCAGATCGACGCCGAGAACTCGGCGCAGCGCAAGTCGCAGATCCGCACCATGGACCGCTCCGAGCGCATCCGCACCTACAACTACCCGGAAAACCGGATCGCGGACCACCGCACCGGCTACAAGGCGTACAACCTGGACCAGGTGATGAACGGCGACCTCGAACCCGTCATCCAGTCCGCCATCGAGATGGACGAACAGGCGCGGCTGGACGCCATCGGCGACTGA
- a CDS encoding L-threonylcarbamoyladenylate synthase, whose protein sequence is MTTTYNCTIDDERAQGLEHAQRAISEKKCVVLPTDTVYGIGADAFSPQAVTMLLVSKGRSRTMPPPVLIPRINALDGLATEVSADARKLAEAFWPGGLTLILHAQPSLDWDLGETKGTVALRMPADEVALELLTLTGPLAVSSANRTGQAPAQTAAAAAEQLADSVEVYLEGGPRPLDGEAGVPSTIVDATGPILRVVRNGAVSLDRLREHVPGVLGLGEIPMAAEEPETETASEPDAGVAGNPDTAPEN, encoded by the coding sequence GTGACCACAACCTACAACTGCACCATCGACGACGAGCGGGCACAGGGCCTGGAACACGCCCAGCGTGCCATCAGCGAAAAGAAGTGCGTGGTTCTCCCCACGGACACGGTGTACGGGATCGGCGCAGACGCATTCTCGCCGCAGGCCGTCACCATGCTGCTGGTGTCAAAAGGCCGCAGCCGGACCATGCCCCCTCCCGTCCTGATTCCGCGCATCAACGCACTGGACGGCCTGGCCACCGAAGTATCAGCTGACGCGCGCAAACTCGCCGAGGCTTTCTGGCCCGGCGGGCTGACCCTGATCCTGCACGCCCAGCCCTCGCTCGACTGGGACCTCGGCGAAACCAAGGGCACCGTGGCGCTGCGGATGCCCGCCGACGAGGTGGCCCTGGAACTGCTGACCCTGACCGGCCCGCTTGCCGTCTCCTCTGCCAACCGCACCGGCCAGGCACCGGCGCAGACCGCCGCAGCGGCGGCCGAACAGTTGGCAGACTCCGTCGAGGTGTACCTGGAAGGCGGGCCGCGTCCACTGGACGGTGAAGCCGGCGTACCGTCAACCATCGTGGACGCCACCGGCCCCATCCTCCGGGTAGTCCGTAACGGGGCCGTCAGCCTGGACCGCCTGCGCGAGCACGTCCCCGGCGTCCTGGGGCTCGGCGAAATCCCCATGGCAGCGGAAGAACCGGAAACCGAAACCGCCAGTGAACCGGACGCCGGCGTTGCGGGCAACCCCGACACCGCCCCGGAAAACTGA
- a CDS encoding homoserine dehydrogenase produces the protein MTEMRTLKVALLGCGNVGAQVARILLEDADALAARAGARLQLSGIAVRNVNAHRDVELPQELFTTDAETLVKDADLVIELMGGIEPARTLILSALRNGACVVTGNKALLAQDGPTLYEEADKAGVQLSYEAAVAGAIPILRPIRDSLSGDRITRVLGIVNGTTNFILDQMDSTGAQFADALAEAQRLGYAEADPTADVEGHDAAAKAAILASLSFHTRFALENVHCEGISSVTASDIAAAKDAGFVIKLLAIAEKLTDADGKEGVSVRVHPTLLPREHPLAAVRGAFNAVFIEAENAGELMFYGQGAGGTPTASAVMGDLVSAARRLVLGGPQRTETTTGHVPALPIEAATTSYYIGLDVADQPGVLARIAQLFAEQGVSIEIMRQTIHRDAESNVESAELRIVTHRASEAALAATVEAVKGLDVINSVTSVLRVEGV, from the coding sequence ATGACGGAAATGCGAACCCTGAAAGTGGCCCTGCTGGGTTGTGGCAACGTAGGGGCCCAGGTTGCGCGGATCCTGCTTGAGGACGCCGATGCCCTTGCCGCCCGTGCCGGGGCACGACTTCAGCTCAGCGGCATCGCCGTGCGCAACGTCAATGCCCACCGTGACGTTGAACTGCCCCAGGAACTCTTCACCACCGACGCCGAGACCCTGGTCAAGGACGCGGATCTGGTGATTGAACTGATGGGCGGCATCGAACCGGCGCGCACGCTGATCCTCTCCGCGTTGCGCAACGGCGCCTGCGTGGTGACCGGCAACAAGGCACTGCTGGCGCAGGACGGCCCCACCCTCTACGAAGAGGCAGACAAAGCCGGCGTGCAGCTCTCCTACGAGGCCGCCGTCGCCGGAGCCATCCCGATCCTCCGCCCTATCCGCGACAGCCTCTCGGGCGACCGGATCACCCGGGTGCTGGGCATCGTCAACGGCACCACGAACTTCATCCTTGACCAGATGGACAGCACCGGCGCCCAGTTCGCGGATGCCCTCGCCGAAGCCCAGCGACTCGGCTACGCCGAAGCGGACCCCACGGCCGACGTCGAAGGGCACGACGCCGCGGCGAAGGCCGCCATCCTGGCGTCACTGTCTTTCCACACCCGGTTCGCGCTGGAGAACGTACACTGCGAGGGCATTTCGTCCGTCACCGCCTCGGACATCGCCGCGGCCAAAGACGCCGGCTTTGTCATCAAGCTGCTGGCCATCGCGGAGAAACTGACCGATGCCGATGGCAAGGAAGGCGTGTCCGTCCGCGTCCACCCCACCCTCCTGCCGCGCGAACACCCGCTGGCCGCCGTCCGCGGCGCTTTCAACGCCGTCTTCATCGAGGCCGAAAACGCCGGTGAGCTGATGTTCTACGGCCAGGGCGCCGGCGGCACGCCCACCGCGTCCGCCGTGATGGGTGACCTCGTTTCCGCGGCACGCCGCCTGGTCCTGGGCGGACCGCAGCGCACCGAGACCACTACCGGCCATGTCCCGGCGCTGCCCATCGAAGCGGCAACCACCAGCTACTACATCGGCCTGGACGTCGCTGACCAGCCTGGCGTCCTGGCACGGATCGCCCAGCTCTTTGCCGAGCAGGGCGTGTCCATCGAAATCATGCGGCAAACCATCCACCGCGATGCCGAATCCAACGTGGAGTCGGCCGAGCTGCGGATTGTCACCCACCGTGCGTCAGAGGCTGCCCTCGCAGCCACCGTCGAGGCCGTGAAGGGCCTGGACGTCATCAATTCAGTTACATCCGTTCTGCGGGTAGAAGGAGTCTAA
- the rho gene encoding transcription termination factor Rho produces MTETTELSPAVEHTTSAAESSAAPAKSSGLAGLKLAQLQALASQLGISGGSRMRKGDLVSAISAHRAGTLTAKAPAKAAVKAPESTVAPATAAAPASAAEAPAAEAPAAEGTRARGRGRSRRAVSDGVVAPAAAAPVAETAAAPAAAAAEAPSAVSAETTEAAEGAGERRQPRTRNRRRSEAAAASVQEAPVETPAEQPATEQRAGEQRTEAPATEAGDAGQRTERRDGGRTRGGRDNTARDSDGGRDNAGSRDAGQRDGQRDGGRDNRDTDDTDGGSRRNRRNRRDRNDRNDRSGGQERDNSRNDRFRDRNDRRRGRNQGPDVDDVEVTEDDVLLPVAGILDVLENYAFIRTSGYLPGPNDVYVSLAQVKKYNLRKGDAVVGAIRAPRDGEDRSQQSTRQKFNALVRVTSVNGKTAEELKDRVEFAKLVPLYPSERLRLETDPKKIGPRVIDLVAPIGKGQRGLIVSPPKAGKTLILQSIANAITTNNPEVHLMMVLVDERPEEVTDMQRTVKGEVIASTFDRPADDHTTVAELSIERAKRLVEMGMDVVVLLDSMTRLGRAYNLAAPASGRILSGGVDSAALYPPKRFFGAARNIENGGSLTILATALVETGSKMDEVIFEEFKGTGNMELRLSRQLADKRIFPAVDVNASGTRREENLLSPEEVKIMWKLRRVLSGLETQQSLELLTNKIRETQSNVEFLMQVQKTTLGAKSDNDK; encoded by the coding sequence GTGACCGAAACCACTGAGCTGTCACCAGCTGTGGAACACACAACTTCTGCTGCCGAATCATCGGCAGCACCCGCCAAGAGCAGCGGCCTTGCCGGCCTGAAGCTCGCCCAGCTGCAGGCCCTCGCCAGCCAGCTCGGTATCTCCGGCGGCTCCCGCATGCGGAAGGGGGACCTGGTCTCGGCCATTTCCGCCCACCGTGCCGGAACCCTCACCGCCAAGGCTCCGGCCAAGGCAGCCGTAAAGGCACCCGAGAGCACCGTGGCCCCGGCCACCGCAGCTGCCCCGGCGTCCGCTGCGGAAGCTCCCGCCGCAGAGGCCCCCGCCGCAGAAGGCACCCGGGCCCGTGGCCGTGGCCGCAGCCGCCGCGCTGTCAGTGACGGCGTGGTTGCCCCGGCAGCCGCGGCTCCCGTTGCCGAAACCGCTGCTGCGCCTGCCGCCGCAGCCGCTGAGGCGCCGTCGGCCGTTTCCGCCGAAACCACCGAAGCCGCGGAGGGCGCCGGTGAGCGCCGCCAGCCGCGCACCCGCAACCGCCGCCGCAGCGAGGCCGCTGCGGCGTCCGTGCAGGAAGCCCCGGTGGAAACCCCGGCAGAGCAGCCGGCCACGGAACAGCGTGCAGGCGAGCAGCGCACCGAAGCTCCGGCAACCGAAGCCGGCGACGCCGGCCAGCGCACCGAGCGCCGTGACGGCGGCCGCACCCGCGGCGGCCGTGACAACACCGCGCGCGATTCCGACGGCGGCCGGGACAACGCCGGCAGCCGCGACGCCGGCCAGCGTGACGGCCAGCGCGACGGCGGCCGTGACAACCGCGACACCGACGACACCGACGGCGGCAGCCGCCGGAACCGCCGGAACCGCCGAGACCGGAATGACCGCAACGACCGCTCCGGCGGCCAGGAACGCGACAATTCCCGCAACGACCGATTCCGCGACCGCAACGACCGCCGCCGCGGGCGCAACCAGGGACCGGACGTCGACGACGTCGAGGTCACCGAAGACGACGTCCTGCTCCCGGTCGCCGGCATCCTGGATGTCCTGGAGAACTACGCGTTCATCCGCACGTCCGGCTACCTGCCCGGTCCCAACGACGTCTACGTCTCGCTCGCCCAGGTCAAGAAGTACAACCTGCGCAAGGGTGACGCCGTCGTCGGCGCAATCCGCGCCCCGCGCGACGGCGAAGACCGCAGCCAGCAGTCCACCCGCCAGAAGTTCAACGCCCTGGTCCGCGTCACCTCCGTCAACGGCAAGACCGCCGAAGAACTCAAGGACCGCGTCGAGTTCGCCAAGCTCGTGCCGCTCTACCCGTCCGAACGCCTGCGCCTCGAGACCGACCCCAAGAAGATCGGTCCCCGCGTCATCGACCTCGTGGCCCCGATCGGCAAGGGCCAGCGCGGCCTGATCGTCTCCCCGCCCAAGGCCGGCAAGACGCTGATCCTGCAGTCCATCGCCAACGCCATCACCACCAACAACCCTGAGGTCCACCTCATGATGGTGCTCGTTGACGAACGTCCTGAAGAAGTGACGGACATGCAGCGCACCGTCAAGGGCGAGGTCATCGCCTCCACCTTCGACCGTCCCGCCGACGACCACACCACCGTGGCCGAACTCTCCATCGAACGCGCCAAGCGCCTCGTGGAAATGGGCATGGACGTGGTGGTCCTCCTGGACTCCATGACCCGCCTGGGCCGCGCCTACAACCTGGCAGCACCGGCCTCCGGCCGCATCCTGTCCGGTGGTGTCGACTCCGCCGCGCTCTACCCGCCCAAGCGCTTCTTCGGTGCAGCCCGCAACATCGAAAACGGCGGCTCGCTCACCATCCTGGCCACCGCGCTCGTCGAGACCGGCTCCAAGATGGACGAGGTCATCTTCGAAGAGTTCAAGGGCACCGGCAACATGGAACTGCGACTGTCCCGCCAGCTGGCTGACAAGCGCATCTTCCCCGCCGTGGACGTCAACGCCTCCGGCACCCGGCGCGAGGAGAACCTGCTCTCGCCTGAGGAAGTCAAGATCATGTGGAAGCTGCGCCGCGTCCTGTCCGGACTCGAGACCCAGCAGAGCCTTGAACTGCTCACCAACAAGATCCGGGAAACCCAGAGCAACGTCGAGTTCCTCATGCAGGTCCAGAAGACGACGCTTGGTGCGAAGTCGGATAACGACAAGTAG
- the thrB gene encoding homoserine kinase, with translation MDTTSQAAVGLHLIEPGQRVTVRVPATSANLGPGYDSLGLALALHDTLTVESLDTDELLFELRGEGAETLPRDASHLVIRAMDAAFERLGYRHGGLKVTAENVNPHGRGLGSSASAVVAAVSAANAMVPAGSRRGKDWILQLTSELEGHPDNVAPAIFGGLALSWQDSEQYSSTSATVAGDVIPIVAVPDFELSTEAARALLPASVGHHAAAMNSGRAALLIHALTQEPEFLLPGTEDYLHQSYRAEAMRPSAALIGALRKAGYAAVVSGAGPTVLVLANGEAQAADALAFIKSFTANNTPDVGWRVLKLAVDVEGAKVDLHRR, from the coding sequence TTGGACACCACCTCGCAGGCCGCCGTCGGGCTGCACCTCATCGAGCCGGGCCAGCGCGTCACCGTCCGCGTCCCCGCGACGTCGGCCAACCTTGGCCCCGGCTACGACAGCCTGGGGCTTGCGCTGGCCCTGCACGACACCCTCACCGTGGAAAGCCTGGACACGGACGAACTCCTGTTCGAGCTCCGCGGCGAGGGTGCCGAAACGCTGCCCCGCGATGCCAGCCACCTGGTCATCCGCGCCATGGACGCAGCGTTCGAGCGGCTGGGGTACCGCCACGGCGGCCTGAAGGTGACTGCCGAGAACGTGAACCCGCACGGGCGGGGGCTCGGCTCCTCCGCGTCTGCCGTGGTGGCCGCCGTCTCTGCCGCCAACGCCATGGTGCCCGCCGGCAGCCGGCGCGGAAAGGACTGGATCCTCCAGCTCACCAGCGAACTGGAAGGCCACCCGGACAACGTCGCACCCGCCATATTCGGCGGACTGGCGCTGTCATGGCAGGACAGTGAGCAGTACAGCAGCACCAGTGCCACCGTGGCCGGCGATGTTATTCCCATCGTGGCGGTTCCAGACTTCGAACTGTCCACGGAAGCGGCCCGGGCCCTGCTCCCGGCGTCGGTGGGACACCACGCCGCCGCGATGAATTCCGGCCGGGCAGCGCTGCTGATCCATGCGCTCACCCAAGAACCTGAATTCCTGTTGCCGGGAACCGAGGACTACCTGCACCAGAGCTACCGTGCAGAGGCCATGCGGCCCAGTGCTGCGCTGATTGGCGCGCTGCGCAAAGCAGGCTACGCCGCGGTAGTCTCCGGTGCCGGCCCCACCGTCCTGGTGCTGGCGAACGGCGAAGCCCAGGCCGCCGATGCCCTTGCCTTCATCAAGTCCTTCACGGCAAACAACACGCCGGATGTTGGCTGGCGCGTACTGAAGCTCGCAGTGGACGTTGAAGGTGCTAAGGTGGACTTGCACCGGCGGTAA
- the prmC gene encoding peptide chain release factor N(5)-glutamine methyltransferase, with protein MIEPTQAVPAQSLAAAVREAAERLAEAGVPSPRADAELLADHLLNVGLGRLRALMLGDTPAPAGYAELVAERVRRTPLQHITGVAHFRYLELAVGPGVFIPRPETESVVQLAIDHVKGMYAPRIVDLGTGSGAIAGSIAHEVPAAEVHAVEFSPFAHAWAAKNLAPLGVNLVLGDLRNALPELNGTVDVVISNPPYIPAAATPNEPEVALHDPPEALYGGGADGMELPTAAAASAARLLRPGGYFVMEHAEVQAAWIAAMLDRTGAWTSISTHLDLNGKERATSAVLADQTTRNERMGQ; from the coding sequence ATGATTGAGCCCACCCAGGCGGTGCCCGCCCAGTCCCTGGCCGCGGCGGTCCGCGAGGCAGCCGAACGCCTGGCCGAGGCCGGTGTCCCCAGTCCGCGGGCCGACGCCGAGCTGCTGGCGGACCACCTCCTCAACGTCGGGCTGGGACGCCTCCGCGCCCTGATGCTCGGCGACACGCCCGCACCCGCGGGCTATGCTGAGCTGGTGGCCGAACGCGTCCGCCGCACACCGCTGCAGCACATCACCGGGGTGGCGCACTTCCGCTACCTTGAACTGGCGGTCGGTCCCGGCGTGTTCATCCCGCGTCCGGAAACCGAATCCGTGGTCCAGCTGGCCATTGACCACGTCAAGGGCATGTACGCACCCCGAATCGTGGACTTGGGCACCGGCTCGGGCGCCATCGCCGGCTCCATCGCGCACGAGGTGCCCGCCGCCGAAGTGCACGCCGTTGAGTTCAGCCCGTTCGCGCACGCCTGGGCGGCGAAAAACCTGGCGCCCCTCGGCGTCAACCTCGTCCTGGGGGACCTGCGCAACGCGCTGCCGGAACTCAACGGAACAGTCGACGTCGTCATCTCCAACCCGCCCTACATCCCGGCCGCCGCCACCCCGAATGAACCCGAAGTCGCCCTGCATGACCCGCCCGAGGCGTTGTACGGCGGGGGCGCGGACGGCATGGAACTTCCGACGGCGGCAGCGGCCTCGGCTGCCCGGCTCCTGCGTCCCGGGGGCTACTTCGTCATGGAACACGCCGAAGTCCAGGCCGCCTGGATTGCCGCCATGCTCGACCGCACCGGCGCCTGGACAAGCATCAGTACGCACCTGGACCTCAACGGCAAGGAGCGCGCCACCAGCGCCGTGCTCGCGGACCAGACCACACGGAATGAAAGAATGGGCCAGTGA